The following is a genomic window from Deltaproteobacteria bacterium HGW-Deltaproteobacteria-4.
CACCTTTGAAGAGGTCGGCGTGAGCAAGGCCAGCAAATAATGAAGGGAATACTCGGCGAGCTGCGCCAAGCCCTGCTCTTTCTCACTGTCCTGCCGCTGCCGGCGTCAGCGGGGAGTGCGCAGCAACTCGGGAGGTCGATGGCTTACTTCCCCCTGGTAGGACTCGGGCTTGGTCTCCTCCTGGCGGGCGCTCACCAAGTGTTGCTGATCTTCTTCCCGCCCTCCGTCGGCGCCCTCCTTGTTCTGCTGTTGCTGATCTATGCCACCGGCGCTCTTCATCTTGACGGCGTCGCCGATACTGCCGACGGGATGTACGGCATCCGTGACCGCGCCAGCCGGCTGCGGATCATGAAGGACAGCCGGGTCGGGGCGATGGGGGTGGTGGCCCTGCTTTGCCTCTTCCTGCTGAAGGTCATGACCCTGAGCGTTATTCCGTCCGCAATGCGCTGGCAGGTGCTGATCGCGCTGCCGGTTGTCGGCCGCTGGATGATGGTGGCGCTGGCGGTCCTCGCCCCTTATGCCCGCAGCGAAGGCGGAACCGGCAGCGTCTTTGTCGAAGGGGTGGGTCGCCGCGAACTCGTGCTCGCAACGCTGATCCTCGCCGCCGTCCTGCTTGGTTTCTTCCGGCTCTGGGGGTTGACTCTTCTCGCCGCCCTTTGTCTAGCGGTCTTCCTTCTGGAGCGCTACTTCAAGGCGCGCTTGGGGGGAGTGACCGGCGATATTCTCGGAGCGGTCTGCGAATGGAGTGAGGCGGTCTTTCTCCTCCTGTGTTCGTCCGCATATTTTCACCGCTAACAGGAGGAGATTGCATGCAAAGGACCCGTATCTATCTGATTCGCCATGGGCAGGTGGCCGGTTATGAAGAGAAGCGTTACAACGGCCATGCCGATGTCCCCTTGACACCGGAAGGAGAGGCGCAATTCGGCTTGCTGCAGTTGCGCTTGAAGAAGAAGGAGATCAGTGCGGTCTACAGCAGCGATCTGAGTCGCTGTCTGAACGGCGCCCGCCTTCTCGCCGCCAGTCATGATCTGGAGGTGCAGAGCGATGCGCAGCTGCGTGAGCTCGATATCGGTAACTGGGAAGGGAAGACCTGGGCGGAGCTGCAGGCGCTCTATCCTCAAGAGTGGCAGGCGCGCCTTGATGATATTGTCAACTATCGGGTACCGCAGGGGGAGAGTCTTAATGATCTGGCGGATCGTGTCCGGCCGATGATGGCCCGTATTGCCGCCGCTCATCGTGGCGAAGAGGTGCTGGTTGTCGCTCATGGCGGCACCAATCGGGTTATTATTCTCGACGCCATCGGCGCCCCGCTGTCCTGTCTCTTTGCCATCGAGCAGAGCTATGGCTGTCTCAATATCATTGATTACTACGCAGATGGTAATGCTGTCGTACATCTGTTGAACGGCTGAGCCATGCAGACTTTCGTCATCGCCGCCCCGGCTTCGGGGAGTGGCAAGACCACCATCACCCTTGCTCTCCTTGCGGCGTTGCGTCGGCGCGGTCTGGAGGTAGCGCCCTTCAAGGTCGGGCCGGACTTCATCGACCCCGGCCATCATGCTGCCGCCAATGGCCGGGTTTCCCGTAATCTTGATTCCTGGATGTGCGGCGAAGACGGAGTGCAGCGCAGCTTTGCCCTGGGATGTGCCGACGCTGAGGTGGCGGTGGTTGAAGGGGTGATGGGGCTCTTTGATGGTGCTGATGGAGGAAGTGAGGCCGGGAGTACTGCTGCCGTTGCCAAGCTCCTCAGCGCTCCGGTCATTCTGGTAATCGATGCCAAGGGACAGGCGCGCAGTGTGGCCGCTCTGATCAAAGGGTTTGCGGAGTTCGATCCCGCTTTGACTGTCGCCGGCATCATTCTCAATCGGGTCGCCAGCCCGCGCCACGCTGAACTCCTTCGTGCGGCCCATGCCTCGGTTGCCGGCCTGCCCCCGCTGCTGGGGGTGTTGCCGCGTGAGCCGCAGATCGCCCTTCCGGAACGCTATCTCGGTCTGGTGACGGCGGAAGCAGCGCCGGAGAATGTCGTCTTTTATGAGCGTCTGGCCGAATGGTTTGAGGCAGGCGTCGATGTTGACGGGCTGCTTGCACTCCCCCCTTTGGCAAAGAGGGGAAGGGGGAGATTTAATCTGAACGAAATCCCCCTCGCTCCCCCTTTGCCAAAGGGGGAAGACAGAGTACGCATTGCCGTGGCGCGCGATGAAGCCTTCTCTTTCTGCTATCCGGAAAATCTTGAACTGCTGGAGGCAGCCGGTGCCGAGATCGAATTTTTCTCGCCGCTGCGCAATCATCATCTGCCGGTCGGGATCAGCGGTCTCTATCTCCCCGGCGGTTACCCGGAACTTTATGCCCCCCAACTCGCCGCCAATCTTTCCCTCCTCCAGGCGATTCGCGCCGCTGCCAGCGCCGGTATGCCGATTTATGCTGAGTGCGGCGGCCTGATCTATCTTAGCGGCGGGGTGGCTGGCGCCGCTTCCGACCACTTCCAGCCCTTTGTCGCTCTCTTCCCGGCCTGGGCGCGGATGTTGCCGCAACGCAAAGCCCTCGGTTATCGACAGGTCACCTTCCGTTTCGATACCATTCTTGGACCGACGGGGACGGTCGTCCGCGGTCATGAGTTCCATTACTCGGAGGTAGTGATCGCTGCAGAAGTGCCGCGCTCCTACGCGCTCAGCCGCGCCGATGGACAGATTCTGGAGGACGATGGCTATGTCCTCAATAACGTTCTGGCCTCTTATGTCCACCTCCACTTCGCCAGTCATCCAACGCTCGCCGGTAACCTGGTTGAGAGCTGCCGGCGCTGGAACGGCCCTTGAGACCGGTTACGGCCCGGTTCGCAGCGCCAGGAGGAGGCCGGTTCGGCCGTTCCTTTGTCTTTGCCGGACTGATCAAAGTTCTACGTGCCGACGCTCTGGCTGAGGTTGCTCCGGCCTTTGCCGAACTGGAGGCGGCCGTCGCTGCCGGCTGTCATGCGGCCGGTTTTGTTGCCTATGAAGCGGCGCACGCTTTCAATCCCGATCTCCCGATCGGCGCCCCTCCGCAAACTCCCCTCCTGTGGTTTGCCATCTTTGCAGAGCGCCGGGAAGAGCTGGGGACGTCCCCCGTCTCCCCGCTCCGATTGCCTTTGGTGCCGCGCACAACAATCCCTGATGCCGCCGGCTATGAAGCGGCGATCACAGCAATCCACGCCGCCATTGTTCGCGGCGAGACTTATCAGGTCAACTACACCCTGCGCCAGCGCTTTCCTGTCCCGAACGATAGTGCGGCTCTCTTCTCTGCCCTTTGTCAGACCCAGCAAGCGCCCTTTTGTGCCCACATCGAGACCGGCGAACTAACTGTCGTTTCGGCTTCGCCCGAACTTTTCTTTGCCCGTCAGAAGGAGAAGATCGTCATGCGGCCGATGAAGGGGACGGCCCGCCGCGCTGCCGAGAGCTCGGCTGATTGCGCGGTCCGGAGCGCGTTAGCCGCCAGTCCCAAGGAACGCGCCGAGAATCTGATGATTGTCGATCTGGTGCGCAACGATTTGTCGCGTCTCGCCATCATCGGTTCGGTGCAGGTCGAGAGTCTCTTCGATGTCGAGACCTATCCGACCGTTCATCAGCTCACCTCGACTGTGAGTGCGCAGCTGGCGCCATCGACCACGACCTTTCAGATCTTTTCCGCCCTCTTCCCCTGCGGTTCAGTGACCGGCGCGCCGAAGCGTCGCACAATGGAGATCATCCGCGACCTGGAAGTCGCACCGCGTGGTCTTTATTGCGGTGCCATCGGTTTTGTCTCCCCCGGAGAAAGTGTCTTCAGTGTCGCCATTCGCACGGTGGTGATTGATCATGCGACCGGGGAGGCGGAACTCGGTATCGGCAGCGGCGTCACCTCGGATTCGTCGTGCGCCGCCGAATACGCCGAATCCTTTGCCAAGAGCCGATTTCTCGACATGGACCCCACCCCCTTTGCATTGATCGAGGGCCTGCGCCGCCAGGAGAAGGGGGGCTATTTTTTGCTGGAGCGCCACCTACAGCGCCTCGCTGCTTCGGCGGAATATTTCGCTTTTCCCTGGAATCGTGCCGCCATTCTGACGGAGTTGCAGCAGTGTGATGCCGAGCTCAAGGGGGCACACAAAGTCCGACTCCTCCTCGACAAAGACGGGACAGTGACGCTGCGCGCCGAGCCCCTCCTTCCTGCGTCCCGTCGCTTCCCCCTGACGATGCTCCTGTCGCCACAGCGGGTGCAGCGCGATGATCCCTTTCTTTTTCATAAGACGACCCGCCGCGATCTCTACAACGTCGAGCGGGCCCGTTTTCCCGGCGTGGATGAAGTTCTCTTCTGCAATGAGGCCGGGGAGGTGACAGAAGGGAGCATTCACAACCTTGTTCTGCGCCGCGGCGGGCGACTGCTGACGCCGGCGCTGGTTTGCGGTCTGCTGCCGGGGACGTTGCGGGGGGAACTGCTGGAACGGGGGATTTTGAGCGAAGCGGTGATCACGGTCGGGGATTTGCGGGCGGCAGAAGGACTGTGGCTGATCAATGCCGTGCGCGGCTGGCGGCGGGCCGTGCTGGTCGAAGAGTAAAGAAAACGGGCGCCTCCTGAGGGAAACACCCGCTTCTTGTTTGTTGGGTTGTGCCGGAGCCCGCTCCTGCAGAATAATCAGCGGGATTGGCCGAAGAGGGCTTTGAGATCTTCAGTGACGATCTGAGCGTGTCCATGTGTCGACGATGCATTGGCCAGATAGATATCCCGGATCTTCGGATCGCTTATTTGGGCAGCGGTTTCGCGCAACGACTTTTCCAACGCTTCTTCCTGATCGATCGCCAGTTCGAGAGCGCGTTGCTCGTCGAAGTTGCCGAGGATGATCTTCTGCAGGGCCTTCCACCAATCCGATTCGGTATCCGGAGGGGCTGCCATCAGTTCGTCAAAGGGGGGGAGGTCCTTTCCGGAATAGACGTCGTAAAACATCCGCGCATGGTGCAATTCATCTTTGGCGAGGATTTCAAAGGTACGGCAGGCGCTTTCATCACTCATCTTGGTGGCGCCGTACTTGTAAAAGTCC
Proteins encoded in this region:
- the cobS gene encoding adenosylcobinamide-GDP ribazoletransferase; this encodes MKGILGELRQALLFLTVLPLPASAGSAQQLGRSMAYFPLVGLGLGLLLAGAHQVLLIFFPPSVGALLVLLLLIYATGALHLDGVADTADGMYGIRDRASRLRIMKDSRVGAMGVVALLCLFLLKVMTLSVIPSAMRWQVLIALPVVGRWMMVALAVLAPYARSEGGTGSVFVEGVGRRELVLATLILAAVLLGFFRLWGLTLLAALCLAVFLLERYFKARLGGVTGDILGAVCEWSEAVFLLLCSSAYFHR
- the cobC gene encoding alpha-ribazole phosphatase, giving the protein MQRTRIYLIRHGQVAGYEEKRYNGHADVPLTPEGEAQFGLLQLRLKKKEISAVYSSDLSRCLNGARLLAASHDLEVQSDAQLRELDIGNWEGKTWAELQALYPQEWQARLDDIVNYRVPQGESLNDLADRVRPMMARIAAAHRGEEVLVVAHGGTNRVIILDAIGAPLSCLFAIEQSYGCLNIIDYYADGNAVVHLLNG
- a CDS encoding cobyrinic acid a,c-diamide synthase; translated protein: MQTFVIAAPASGSGKTTITLALLAALRRRGLEVAPFKVGPDFIDPGHHAAANGRVSRNLDSWMCGEDGVQRSFALGCADAEVAVVEGVMGLFDGADGGSEAGSTAAVAKLLSAPVILVIDAKGQARSVAALIKGFAEFDPALTVAGIILNRVASPRHAELLRAAHASVAGLPPLLGVLPREPQIALPERYLGLVTAEAAPENVVFYERLAEWFEAGVDVDGLLALPPLAKRGRGRFNLNEIPLAPPLPKGEDRVRIAVARDEAFSFCYPENLELLEAAGAEIEFFSPLRNHHLPVGISGLYLPGGYPELYAPQLAANLSLLQAIRAAASAGMPIYAECGGLIYLSGGVAGAASDHFQPFVALFPAWARMLPQRKALGYRQVTFRFDTILGPTGTVVRGHEFHYSEVVIAAEVPRSYALSRADGQILEDDGYVLNNVLASYVHLHFASHPTLAGNLVESCRRWNGP
- the pabB gene encoding aminodeoxychorismate synthase, component I; amino-acid sequence: MRPVTARFAAPGGGRFGRSFVFAGLIKVLRADALAEVAPAFAELEAAVAAGCHAAGFVAYEAAHAFNPDLPIGAPPQTPLLWFAIFAERREELGTSPVSPLRLPLVPRTTIPDAAGYEAAITAIHAAIVRGETYQVNYTLRQRFPVPNDSAALFSALCQTQQAPFCAHIETGELTVVSASPELFFARQKEKIVMRPMKGTARRAAESSADCAVRSALAASPKERAENLMIVDLVRNDLSRLAIIGSVQVESLFDVETYPTVHQLTSTVSAQLAPSTTTFQIFSALFPCGSVTGAPKRRTMEIIRDLEVAPRGLYCGAIGFVSPGESVFSVAIRTVVIDHATGEAELGIGSGVTSDSSCAAEYAESFAKSRFLDMDPTPFALIEGLRRQEKGGYFLLERHLQRLAASAEYFAFPWNRAAILTELQQCDAELKGAHKVRLLLDKDGTVTLRAEPLLPASRRFPLTMLLSPQRVQRDDPFLFHKTTRRDLYNVERARFPGVDEVLFCNEAGEVTEGSIHNLVLRRGGRLLTPALVCGLLPGTLRGELLERGILSEAVITVGDLRAAEGLWLINAVRGWRRAVLVEE
- a CDS encoding rubrerythrin, which translates into the protein MSEIYNELEALKAAIMTEKAAMDFYKYGATKMSDESACRTFEILAKDELHHARMFYDVYSGKDLPPFDELMAAPPDTESDWWKALQKIILGNFDEQRALELAIDQEEALEKSLRETAAQISDPKIRDIYLANASSTHGHAQIVTEDLKALFGQSR